The Podospora bellae-mahoneyi strain CBS 112042 chromosome 7, whole genome shotgun sequence genomic sequence AGCACTCCGAGTCCATGGCGAAAAGCTTTGGACGAACCAAGCACTTTGTTCCCAGCCGCAGTCACCCCTTGGCTGGAGAGCATCCCCCGTTTGAATCGGTCGTGGGTTTGCTCACAGCCCCGATGGACCGCCTTACCGACTTGTTCCGCAAATTTccggagaagggggaggaggcaaagcCGAGCGGGCCAAGGATTGATATACCGCCAGGAAGCAATGTGATTCACGACTGAGGGCTAAGGCACCTTGAAAGGGTTGCTTGTTTCCTACGCCGTTTATGTCGACGTGGCTAGACTGGAACCGGGGGGTGAAAAGTGCTTGGAACTTGTACATGTCTCGACAGGAGAATACAGAAATTCTTCTCCCATTGAAGGAGTTGCTATCATGCCTCGCTTTTCCAAAAACGGTACCTTATGCATCATATCTATGGTCATCCCTAACATCCCCAAGGACTGTCGGGGCTTGTATGTCCAAGATAGAACCCGAATCGGCGTGCCTCCTTACGGTCTCGCTCGCCTACCTTGGTATGATGGCTCCAGCTCGTTGACCCTCCTTCGACATTTTATATACCCTAGGTAAGCATTTACGCCCCATGACCGATCCGTGATAACACCTGGCTGTAATGAGACAAGGCACCAATTAGCACATGTAAATAAACAATTGTAAGTCCCCTCATAAACAATAACTCCATAACGCGGTGCCTCCCTCTAGGGGTATCTCATCTAACTGTCGCAAAGCCATCCGCACTTCGCCATCTCCTCGCCGCATTTCATCCACATCATCCCGTCAGATTCCCGTGAGATTTGGAGAAACGCCCTCATAAATCTCTTGATGTTAGGTATCCAACcgttcccctctcccctctcccctcccccctcccccctccatcttAATTCTGGAATAGCTTTGATGACCAGCCCCCTGTAATTGGAGGCGGCGTGGCCGCGGGCTTCAGACTCGAATCTAGAGGGAACAGATATGTTAGTTATCTCTATGTTGGACACGAAAGTAAAGACATAGTCAAACCACCAATTTTCCTGCCGGGGCTCGGCTTGAGGCGGCTTGGGTGATCCGTCGGTACCTTCTGTGAACAGTTGCCCACAAGCCAGTACTCGGCGGCCACCGGCCGCTTCAGTTTCCGCAGCTGTTGTGGGTTCCGCTGCGTTCGGGTCGTCAAGTTGTAGGCAGTGTGACGTCCCGGCCCCGGTCGTCTTGGTAGTAGTCTGAGCTTTTCGCGGTGCTTGAttgcttgctgctggatCTCCAGCACCCTGCTTCTGGGGAGTGATACCAGGACCGCTGATAGAGATCCCCTCCACATATAGGCCGATCTCCGGGTCGGGGTCCCCCTTGCCTGACCGACTTggctcggccttcttctgcccgCACTGTGGGTGAATGCTGATGGGCATTGTGACAGCTGGGCTCCTGGGCTGTTAGACTTGTCGTCAGTCAGCAACCAGTTGACAACTGCTTCGCATACAGAGATCAGACCTACCTTTGAAGCTCGAGATTGAATATAAATCGACGTCAACGATGGACGTGATATTGGTGGGAGTGAAGCGGATGTCTAGCGACTTTGGAGCGTGCCCGAAGACTCCAAACTTCTCAACTTATTGCTAATTGTGGGCTCAAGGTTTGCTGATCGTAGGCCAGGAAGGATTGGGGCAAGACTGAAAATAACTCTCGACGCTTGGGGTTCGAGTCGAAAGTAACTCAAATAATCAAATCAAGATGTGAGCTTGGTAAGTGCAACGAAACTCTAGAAGAGAGACCTCAGTTGCTGATGCTTGCGAGAGAcagtgagagggagagacagtgagagggagagacagtgagagggagagacagtgagagggagagacagtgagagggagagagttCAGAGTGGTCTGTGGTGGTTTAAATAACTTAAAATTGGCAGACTCTTCTCGCTGACGATGCTCCTACTGTGGGGCACCCACTTGATCTGTTCACTCATTGTGAGTTTTCAGGCGAATAATAATAGCAGAGCAACCAGATGTGGGTTTAGAAGAGCGACTTGTTGGTCACAGGGGGGCGGCTGGAGAGAGATGGGTGGAAGTGAATAGTGCGTCGGTGCCAAATTTTGCTCTGGCAGAAGCAACTTATTAGAGGGCtttgggtggttgggttCTGTCAGCAAGTGAATTGGCAGGTGTAGGTGAATAGGTAGGTCGTTTAAGCTAATGTTGATATCAAAACAATAAAGGAGTTCACAAAAGCTTGGCTCCTTTTGACCCACACTTTCAAGCTCGCCCTGTCACACCAATTCTTCTTCCTGCACCACAACACCAGCTTTCGcaactcctcatcaccatcgctTCGCCTCCTCTCAAACCAGTCAAAAGAGACGAGCTCATTTTGCAAAGCTCATTGTGATCCAAACTCTCTCGCGCCGCGCCCATttgcaacatcaccaccagcgaTCAGTCGCATCACAAGATGGAGATCACCGGCAGAAATCAGGACGGGACTTGGTCAGACAGCGACCACACAAACTCAATCTCTCCCAGCGACATCGCTTCATTTGAAGATGCCGAAGCTCaggctccccctcctctggAGAATGAGAAATACTACGAAGCTGAACATCGTGGCGGGAAGTTACCCATTCGGCGATGAAGACTCGGAGTCCACACCATGGCTTGTCATGGAGGACGTCGAAAGACTTATGGGACCAATGCCACTGCGCTATCGTCCCCTGCTCACCAGCTGTGTTAGCGCCGGCAGAGAACCGAGCGAGCGACAGATAAATGACCCGTCCAAATACGCGACTTTCAATCGTCGGGAATCTCACGCCTCCACATACCATGGCGATCCCAACGGGATCAGAAACAGAATTTTTTTCAAACATGTGCTTCCTGGACGTGGGAGGAGTATTAGGAGCTCGCCAAACAGGACGAGATCTGGAGGAAAATAGGACGTCTTCCCAAGTACATCAAGGCAGCGGGGACTGGAGGTGAAACGATCTGGCGCCCAAGCCTACTACATGATcgcgaggatggcgaggctCTGTCGGGCCTGTTGCTATCCATCTTCAAATTTGAACCAACTGAGCGTGCGACTACCAAAACCCTACTGGCACATCTCTGGTTTACCACCGCTCTCGTGGTTCTGACAGCCAGTCAGCATCCCAGCAAGGATGGAACTATCTGGCTAGGGGGAAAGGGTTGATGTGGATCTTGGGTGGTTTGCTTGTTGGGGTGGTATCCTTTCGACTTCGCAATAGAGTTTTGGGCAAtagaaaagggggggggatgaagaGTGGGATAGGGGCATTATTTGTCATTGTGTTATCAGGAGTCACAAATCTGAAAGGGGAGTTCTTGGAGTTTGTATTGCTAGGCATGAGGCGAGATAATCGGTGGAGCAGGTGTCAAGGAATGGAATGAAAGGGAGTTGGTATCAATGGAAgcagatgatgatgttgcttgGTCAGTTCGTTGAACCGCGGGATGTGAGATTTACATGAAATGAAAGCCCCTTAATACGCGAGACTTACAGTGCTTTCGCCTAAAGTGACAGCATACAATCTGTACAATACAGAAATCGGTAAAGGAATCAAATCAGCCGCAATCTTCTCAGGCCACAGACCTCTCTACATTTCATCGCATATTCAACAGTGGTAAGATGATATAACTAGCAAGTTAAGAAGTTGAATACATCTCCAGCAAGCGCAAAACACCTCAGGTATTTGGTCCTCTCTTGTATTTTGACATAGCCAAGCCAATAATCAGATGCTGAACGCCTAAAAAATCCAGGAAACAACTAGATTTCCACAAGACCGAGATAGCATGTAGGTGGCCAATAGACCTTGCATATGAAAATCCCGTTGGTCCGCCTCGTCGATTtcatgttttttttttgggggggggggtctGACAGATGCCATTCCAGGGCAGCAAAAACAGACTGCCGGGCCTCCGGGGTGGgcagccaacaacagccattGGTTGACCTCCTGTGCCGCCAAGATGGGAGAGGCACGGATAGCTACCGAAACTGGCAGCCACACGGGTCAGGTGCCGGCCGATGATGTTTTTTGGATGGGGGCTGAAGACGAGGACCGGAAAGCTGCATCGTGGGTGACGTTGGAGTGTCATGGAGGGTAATGATTCGGGGCGATCAACGGCCCTCCGTTCTGTTTCGTCTTTTGCTATGACGGGATTCTTTCGACGGACCTCAACATGTAGCAGACAGGCGGATAACAGGGAAATGCGATGTGAAGACTGGGGCCTGAAGAAGAGTGGGAATGTCCTAGCTACCTATTTATGGCGATGAACATTCGAGCCAACTCCTGTCCTGAGCTACATATAACTCATTCAAATGAAGACAAGAATCGCAAGCCAAAATGCATCTCACCATTGTTACACCTCTTTTGGCCTCTATCGTATTTTCCTGGGCACTAGCTGAAGACTTCAGCGGGCCTGGCCAAATTCGCACCCTCGATGTCCGCGAAAACAATCAAGATCTTGGTTGTTTGACCTCAAAAGGAAAATGGACCACGGTTGAGTCGCTCTGTGACGAGTTCAACGCTCAGCGCGTGGGAAGTAACAATGAATTCCGTCTCTCATCAACGGGGGGAGGTAGCTGCGGCATTGATGGGGTCACATTCAAGTGTGGAATCCAGAGTGGGATCTTTGGCGTACGTGACCGCTGCCTCTTGGTGGCTGGCGACCTGGAAGGAGCAAGAAAGCTAACAATATAACCAACAGACATGGGGTACTGAAGGGCCGGTTAGTGGAAGAGAAGTCGTGCGGTATGGGGCCTATGGACTGATGGAAGGGTCCGGGAACAGCCCGCCCGATGCGAAAGAGGAGGCAGTCGAAATTCACTTTTCGACAGGAAACGAGGGAGGAAAAGCGGTGTGGCTAGGCTGGAAGGCACTCTGAAGAggttgtgtggtgttgttgagtgTAATTAGAGATAGACCACGTTCAGTCCGGACGAACGCAATCGCTACCACATGTCAAAAAGGCTCGTGATAGGACCGCTGACTGACTATTCGCCCTTGAACGCCTTTTCCAGTCCCTCAATATCgagcttcttcatccccatcatAGCCACTGATGCTCGTCCAGCTGCCGCCACATCCTCGCTGACTAGCATCTCCTTGAGCCTCTTGGGCACAACCTGCCACGACACGCCAAACTTGTCAGCCAGCCACCCGCACTCTTGCTTTGTgacatctcccccctcactcAGCTTTCCCCAGTAATAGTCGACTTCTTTCTGATCGGCACAGTCAATCATGAAGGACACGGCGTGATTGAAGCTGACGTGACGCCCGCCATTCAGACCTGAGAAGCGGTGACCGTCAAGGTCAAACTCGACAAAGAGGATGGAACCGGGTTCCTGTCCATGAACTTCCTGGCCGGCCTCTGAATAGCGCTGGCTGTGTAGGATCTTGGAGTTGGGAAACACGGACGTGTAGAATTTGgctgcttcttcagcttgAGTGTCGAACCAGAGGAcagtggtgagggtgaggttgtcAGCGTGAGTGGTGAGCGACATTATGCAGACAAGTAACGAGGTATGGAAGAGACAGAGAGGCTTGTTGAACGGCTCGAGCCTAGAGGTCCGGGtaggcggccaagaaggaaggAGAGACCATCCTCGGGCAAACAACAGGTCGGGCAAGATGGCACATATTAAACATCATGGACAAAGAAGCCGGAGCGACTTCTTCCTGTCTTGTGGCTTGCGATTACCCCTCCAAGTCCTCAGGCAGCAACGCCAACTAGGGCATCGTGGCGCCTCCGATGACGCGCTCCCGACAAGCGACTCGTGAAACAGATCCATCTGGACGTGACGCGTAGTCACCTGATGTCGTCACCCATCACAGTTTTGTGCGGTTCGCAGGGGTCGGCATTTGTAGGGTTAGGGTCCTGGTAGACATCCCTGAGGCAGACATGATGACAACACAATTTCTTGAAGACGGGCAGGTTCAAAATGTCGACATATTAAGTAAGGGGTTGCTTG encodes the following:
- a CDS encoding hypothetical protein (EggNog:ENOG503P2TX; COG:S), translated to MLASRFLTKRLIPRPGYSPASVISARVRPIQTQNALGVACMATITQAITDDHRHIQDCYNEVVNSSDPDHQQRWGNQFTWELARHSVGEELILYPAFEWHMGTKMLKDFQSMSSSDPDYIPRIKELWCKLEDHIKDEEGYDLPALEEKLTPEHSESMAKSFGRTKHFVPSRSHPLAGEHPPFESVVGLLTAPMDRLTDLFRKFPEKGEEAKPSGPRIDIPPGSNGCLFPTPFMSTWLDWNRGVKSAWNLYMSRQENTEILLPLKELLSCLAFPKTVPYASYLWSSLTSPRTVGACMSKIEPESACLLTVSLAYLGMMAPAR
- a CDS encoding hypothetical protein (EggNog:ENOG503PGP2), with the translated sequence MHLTIVTPLLASIVFSWALAEDFSGPGQIRTLDVRENNQDLGCLTSKGKWTTVESLCDEFNAQRVGSNNEFRLSSTGGGSCGIDGVTFKCGIQSGIFGTWGTEGPVSGREVVRYGAYGLMEGSGNSPPDAKEEAVEIHFSTGNEGGKAVWLGWKAL
- a CDS encoding hypothetical protein (COG:H; EggNog:ENOG503P4CT) translates to MDLFHESLVGSASSEAPRCPSWRCCLRTWRGWSLLPSWPPTRTSRLEPFNKPLCLFHTSLLVCIMSLTTHADNLTLTTVLWFDTQAEEAAKFYTSVFPNSKILHSQRYSEAGQEVHGQEPGSILFVEFDLDGHRFSGLNGGRHVSFNHAVSFMIDCADQKEVDYYWGKLSEGGDVTKQECGWLADKFGVSWQVVPKRLKEMLVSEDVAAAGRASVAMMGMKKLDIEGLEKAFKGE